A window of the Apodemus sylvaticus chromosome 15, mApoSyl1.1, whole genome shotgun sequence genome harbors these coding sequences:
- the LOC127666000 gene encoding LOW QUALITY PROTEIN: olfactory receptor 187-like (The sequence of the model RefSeq protein was modified relative to this genomic sequence to represent the inferred CDS: inserted 2 bases in 1 codon) produces MENKTLLIQFVLTGLRHLPQWKIPLFLFFLLIYLITIVGNLGLITLIWNDPHLHIPMYLFLGSLAFVDTWLSSTVTPRMLLDFFAKSKLISFSECMIQFFSFVVTATTECFLLAAMAYDRYVAICKPXYPVIMTNSLCVRLLILSFVGGFIHALIHEGFLFRLTFCNSNTINHFYCDIMPLLKISCNDPFLNYLMVFIFSGSIQVFSILTILISYTLVLFSILKQKSIKSIKKAFSTCGAHLLSVSLYYGSLLFMYVRPASAQVDDQDMMDSVFYTVIIPVLNPVVYSLRNKQVKNSLAKCLKRNT; encoded by the exons ATGGAGAACAAAACACTGCTCATTCAGTTTGTTCTCACAGGACTCCGTCATCTGCCCCAGTGGAAAATCCCCCTGTTCCTGTTCTTCTTGCTCATCTATCTCATCACCATTGTGGGCAACCTGGGTCTGATCACTCTCATCTGGAATGACCCACACCTTCACATTCCTATGTACTTATTTCTTGGGAGTTTAGCTTTTGTGGATACTTGGTTATCATCCACAGTGACACCTAGGATGCTGCTAGACTTTTTTGCCAAGAGTAAACTGATCTCTTTCTCTGAATGCATGATACAGTTTTTTTCGTTTGTAGTGACTGCAACCACAGAATGTTTTCTCTTAGCAgcaatggcctatgatcgctatgtaGCCATATGCAAACC TTACCCAGTGATCATGACAAATAGTCTCTGTGTGCGTCTTTtaatattgtcctttgtaggtGGATTTATTCATGCTTTAATTCATGAAGGTTTTTTATTCAGACTAACTTTCTGCAACTCTAACACAATAAATCACTTTTATTGTGATATTATGCCATTGTTAAAGATTTCCTGTAATGACCCTTTTCTCAATTACctgatggtttttattttctctggctCGATACAGGTATTTAGTATTTTGACTATTCTTATCTCTTACACACTTGTTCTGTTTTCAATCCTAAAGCAGAAATCTATAAAAAGCATAAAGAAAGCCTTCTCCACCTGTGGAGCCCatctcctctctgtgtctttgtactATGGCTCTCTTCTCTTCATGTATGTGCGTCCTGCATCTGCACAAGTAGATGATCAGGATATGATGGACTCTGTATTTTACACTGTGATAATTCCTGTATTGAACCCAGTTGTCTACAGTTTGAGGAATAAGCAAGTAAAAAATTCACTGGCAAAATgtttaaagagaaatacttag